In a single window of the Melissococcus plutonius ATCC 35311 genome:
- a CDS encoding DUF1831 domain-containing protein — MTFAKTATIEGGTTTYTLHPQIKRYTLKDNGFVETPSRNFQFIRSLEATPQNRDGFKLKIVISKDLKTLKMSVTTANGLKAVNIFKNDQHKASQEKLNFLIETLMNNHILVKVEA, encoded by the coding sequence ATGACATTTGCAAAAACAGCAACAATTGAGGGCGGGACGACTACTTATACGCTACATCCACAAATAAAGCGTTATACGTTAAAAGATAATGGATTTGTTGAGACGCCCTCAAGAAATTTTCAATTTATTCGTTCATTAGAAGCTACGCCACAGAATAGAGATGGTTTTAAATTAAAAATTGTGATTTCAAAGGATCTAAAAACATTAAAAATGTCAGTTACAACTGCAAATGGATTAAAGGCTGTCAATATTTTTAAAAATGACCAACATAAAGCAAGTCAGGAAAAACTTAATTTTTTAATAGAAACTTTGATGAATAACCATATTTTAGTAAAAGTAGAAGCTTAA
- a CDS encoding cysteine desulfurase family protein, protein MNDIYLDHAATTPLHPAVIDKMTQEMNETFGNPSSIHSFGRKAHKKLEQARQLIAQSLQVNPEEIIFNSGGTEGANTAIIETALSHKAIGKHIITTMIEHPAVLKTMNYLEKLGYEITYLPVDSAGNLTVSDFKAALRKDTILVSIMYGNNEVGTLMPIQKIGDILTDSSTIFHTDAVQAYGHETILPKKLGIDLLSVSAHKINGPKGVGFLYKDKQVALPPLLHGGSQEDKRRAGTENIPGIIGIGQAISLLTQEEQQKRKNSYQAFQQQILEQLDQAAIAYQINGDPQNKLAHILNLWFPGIPSHLLVTYLDLNGIAVSAGSACSSGNTQPSHVFEAMYGKEHPANTESIRISFGLNNQLSDIKLMTEILIASIKKIKPKK, encoded by the coding sequence TTGAATGATATCTACCTGGATCATGCAGCAACAACCCCGCTTCATCCAGCAGTGATTGATAAAATGACACAGGAAATGAATGAAACATTTGGAAATCCTTCTAGTATACATTCATTTGGAAGAAAGGCGCATAAAAAATTAGAGCAGGCACGTCAATTGATTGCTCAAAGTCTACAAGTAAATCCAGAAGAAATTATTTTCAATAGTGGAGGAACTGAGGGAGCAAATACGGCAATTATCGAAACGGCTTTGTCACATAAGGCAATTGGGAAACATATCATTACAACTATGATTGAACATCCAGCGGTTTTAAAGACAATGAATTATCTAGAAAAGTTAGGCTATGAAATTACCTATCTACCAGTTGATTCTGCTGGGAACTTAACTGTTTCTGACTTTAAAGCTGCACTTAGAAAGGATACTATTCTGGTCTCTATTATGTATGGAAATAATGAAGTTGGAACCTTAATGCCGATACAAAAAATTGGGGATATACTGACTGATTCATCAACGATCTTTCATACAGATGCTGTTCAAGCATACGGTCATGAAACAATTTTACCAAAAAAATTAGGGATTGATTTATTAAGTGTATCTGCCCATAAAATTAATGGTCCTAAAGGTGTAGGATTTTTGTATAAAGATAAACAGGTAGCATTGCCTCCTCTTTTACATGGTGGTTCCCAAGAAGATAAGCGGCGTGCTGGTACAGAGAATATACCTGGTATCATTGGGATAGGACAAGCCATTTCCTTATTAACACAAGAAGAACAACAAAAACGAAAAAATAGTTATCAAGCATTTCAACAACAGATTTTAGAGCAATTAGATCAAGCTGCTATTGCATATCAAATAAATGGCGATCCTCAAAATAAATTAGCTCATATTTTAAATTTATGGTTTCCTGGTATTCCTAGTCATCTATTAGTCACATATTTAGATTTAAATGGCATTGCTGTTTCGGCTGGTTCTGCTTGTTCTTCTGGAAATACCCAACCTTCTCATGTATTTGAAGCGATGTACGGCAAAGAACATCCAGCTAATACCGAATCAATTCGTATTAGTTTTGGCTTAAATAACCAACTGTCTGATATAAAGTTAATGACAGAAATTTTAATTGCTAGCATTAAAAAAATTAAACCAAAAAAATAA
- a CDS encoding DUF1033 family protein: MYQVIIMFGDNEPWWFFADWQQDIIEEKQFDCLEKAENYYRKKWQEFSLSYTYINTKPNYLAAFWRDEEKRWCEECNENLQQYRGLALLGNNYKPVTFNNKYEKLNISNHIEKVKCCKRIMV; the protein is encoded by the coding sequence ATGTATCAAGTAATTATTATGTTTGGAGATAATGAACCTTGGTGGTTTTTTGCGGATTGGCAACAGGATATTATTGAGGAAAAACAATTTGACTGTTTAGAAAAAGCTGAAAATTATTATAGAAAAAAATGGCAGGAATTTTCTTTATCTTATACTTACATCAATACAAAACCTAATTATCTAGCTGCTTTCTGGAGAGATGAAGAAAAACGTTGGTGTGAAGAATGCAATGAGAATTTGCAACAATATAGAGGATTGGCTTTATTAGGAAATAATTACAAACCCGTTACCTTTAATAATAAATATGAAAAATTAAATATTAGTAATCACATTGAAAAAGTAAAGTGTTGCAAACGAATAATGGTATAG
- the mnmA gene encoding tRNA 2-thiouridine(34) synthase MnmA, whose protein sequence is MKNSQIRVVVGMSGGVDSSVTALLLKEQGYDVVGIFMKNWEDIDENGVCTATEDYKDVAKVADQIGIPYYSVNFEKEYWDHVFEYFLSEYRNGRTPNPDVMCNKEIKFKAFLNYAMQLGADYIATGHYAQIERTEDGNVRLLRGIDTNKDQTYFLSQLSQEQLSKAMFPLGGMEKTQVREIAAKANLATANKKDSTGVCFIGEKNFKKFLSEYLPAKKGKMVTETGEIKGIHDGLMYYTIGQRQGLGIGGGGASQEPWFVIGKDLTTNTLYVGQGFHHPLLYASQLDASNIQFTKNSSMPKEFQCTAKFRYRQQDTAVTVRLGEDATCAKVIFSEPVRAITPGQAVVFYDGMECLGGGTIDRAYQDGKELAYI, encoded by the coding sequence ATGAAAAATAGCCAGATACGTGTAGTAGTTGGAATGAGTGGAGGTGTAGATTCATCTGTCACGGCTTTATTGTTAAAAGAACAAGGATACGACGTTGTAGGAATTTTTATGAAAAACTGGGAAGATATAGATGAAAATGGCGTCTGTACCGCCACAGAAGATTATAAAGATGTGGCAAAGGTGGCAGATCAAATTGGTATTCCTTATTATTCGGTAAATTTTGAAAAAGAATATTGGGACCACGTCTTTGAATATTTTCTAAGTGAATATCGGAACGGGCGAACACCAAATCCAGACGTAATGTGTAACAAAGAAATTAAATTCAAAGCATTTTTAAATTATGCAATGCAACTTGGCGCTGATTATATTGCTACTGGTCATTATGCACAAATCGAACGTACAGAAGATGGTAATGTTCGTTTGTTAAGAGGAATAGATACTAATAAAGATCAAACCTATTTTTTAAGTCAATTATCACAAGAACAACTTTCAAAAGCAATGTTTCCTCTTGGAGGTATGGAAAAAACACAGGTACGTGAAATTGCAGCAAAAGCAAATTTAGCTACTGCTAATAAGAAAGATTCAACAGGAGTTTGTTTTATTGGTGAGAAAAATTTTAAAAAATTTTTAAGTGAATATCTACCTGCCAAAAAAGGAAAAATGGTAACTGAAACTGGTGAAATAAAAGGTATCCATGATGGATTGATGTATTATACTATTGGACAAAGACAGGGATTAGGGATTGGGGGAGGTGGCGCTTCACAAGAACCTTGGTTTGTAATTGGTAAAGATTTAACGACAAACACCCTTTATGTTGGGCAAGGTTTTCATCATCCTTTATTATATGCCTCACAGTTGGATGCCAGTAATATTCAGTTCACTAAAAATAGTTCAATGCCAAAAGAATTTCAATGTACGGCGAAATTCCGTTATCGTCAGCAGGATACTGCTGTAACTGTTCGACTAGGTGAAGATGCTACTTGTGCTAAAGTTATTTTCTCTGAACCTGTTCGGGCGATTACACCAGGTCAGGCAGTTGTTTTTTATGATGGAATGGAATGTTTAGGTGGAGGTACTATTGACCGAGCTTACCAGGATGGAAAAGAATTAGCTTATATTTAA
- a CDS encoding serine hydrolase domain-containing protein, which yields MARYQYRHRKRKQSWQKRFLIFLSLLVIGGISKTLYDVLFNKTVNNSITHSAVLHLSNTEKEANKLQKKLPTTADDYSHFNQTVQPANNTAKTMELQLKQEDFSGVALVICDNHIILQKGYGYANYAEKKKNNPYSVFQIASIQKSLTTSLIMKAVHNGLLSLDDPLSRFYPKVPNSDHITLHQMLTMTSGLRNTGLPKKLLNDDQLIAFAVSNIKCSKHGKWHYEAINYTLLAGILEKVTQKSYNQLVNEELIQALNLKNTYLYKDFLMTPHQTKSYLYKKPVNYSYPSAMDPIGFNRELGTGNIGMTTGDLYWYFYQLIHGNLIDQNAKQELFNPLEKNKYTGGIYNYKNYFHSRGVENNYESEIYMSKDGKNAVILFSNRYRSGNTYKDLSKNFFQMLYPSPID from the coding sequence ATGGCACGTTATCAATATAGGCATCGAAAAAGAAAGCAATCTTGGCAAAAAAGATTTTTGATTTTTTTATCATTACTTGTTATAGGTGGGATTAGTAAAACATTATATGATGTGTTATTCAACAAAACAGTGAATAATTCCATAACCCATTCAGCTGTTCTCCATTTATCAAATACAGAAAAGGAAGCTAACAAACTACAAAAAAAACTTCCTACAACAGCTGATGATTATTCCCATTTTAATCAAACTGTTCAACCAGCGAACAATACAGCCAAAACTATGGAACTTCAACTAAAACAAGAGGACTTTTCAGGCGTTGCGTTGGTGATTTGTGACAATCATATTATTTTACAAAAAGGTTATGGTTACGCAAATTATGCAGAGAAAAAGAAAAATAATCCATACTCAGTTTTTCAAATTGCTTCTATTCAAAAATCATTAACAACTTCTTTAATCATGAAAGCTGTCCATAATGGTTTACTGTCATTAGATGACCCATTAAGTCGTTTCTATCCAAAGGTACCTAATAGCGATCATATTACGCTTCATCAAATGCTTACAATGACCTCTGGTTTGAGAAATACCGGGTTACCTAAAAAGCTATTAAATGATGATCAGCTGATAGCTTTTGCTGTTTCCAACATCAAATGTTCAAAACATGGTAAATGGCATTATGAGGCAATTAACTATACCTTATTAGCAGGTATTCTAGAAAAGGTCACTCAAAAAAGCTATAATCAATTGGTAAATGAAGAATTAATTCAAGCATTAAATTTAAAAAATACTTATTTGTATAAAGATTTTTTAATGACTCCACACCAAACAAAATCCTATTTATATAAAAAACCAGTGAATTATTCTTATCCATCGGCTATGGATCCAATTGGCTTTAATAGAGAACTAGGTACAGGAAATATTGGAATGACAACAGGCGATCTCTATTGGTACTTTTATCAATTGATCCATGGAAATCTGATTGATCAAAATGCAAAACAAGAATTATTCAATCCACTAGAGAAAAATAAATATACTGGTGGAATTTATAACTATAAAAATTATTTTCATTCACGTGGCGTAGAAAATAACTATGAATCAGAAATTTATATGAGTAAAGATGGAAAAAATGCCGTTATTCTGTTCAGTAATAGATATAGAAGTGGCAATACTTATAAAGATCTAAGTAAAAATTTCTTTCAAATGCTCTATCCATCGCCTATTGATTAG
- a CDS encoding DEAD/DEAH box helicase — protein sequence MRWSIPEKIIDRGREYVKEKRVIDIEQDIEKQVWNAEVLGDEIYHVVLDGTAREKDFCSCLYWDEYGFCEHTVAAELALKEQGKSRIITKTTSSLPIKKATSSITDMFTKGLLHEQQSKQTQETIPLSIDFLIETIETNNYYSEQSILGIALKIGYTDVKNAKMYIIKNIGEFLQIYKKRAVYSVNKQHAFLLAKGAFADDVENLLKELAEIYQTNQLLGIKGFPVKGKIEKRYLALPIFHGKELIKSIDQTGRLHFKISGTTFQHLLFSDEKLPLSFVITQPKSAIFQLTIEDPTTIFLSYYHWVIIDQTIYSLTDQVEKIYTTLRQLLKRLEEPSIFYDSTQVSELFSRILPILKQIGHVQLDKTVKNQLAFFPLHAVFYFRKHAGMIKVRVDFYYGETLFSTNKRYTTKKVEDQEIIRDIQKENAIMDVFQQFGYAMKQTEFEKKLPAGEALYHFFARELPSFRKLGTVKVGEQLSKLFLKAENHQPLISVSETTNWLNVKFDISGIDEKEVDAVLTNLMKKRTFYTLESGEILSLKSEEFNHTSQVLTALRKKTASNKQTIQVPKNQGLIIEEILGKDKQAAFSTSFKQMVFYLTHPEKFAVQLPKGIKASLRHYQVEGFYWLKMLSHYQLGGILADEMGLGKTLQTITYLLSEKEEGKQKSPALIVAPASLIYNWIAEIKKFSPTTNVQIIFGNKDERIKLLANAEKQDILITSYASLRQDVEQYKEIKIDYLILDEAQMVKNSGTKTAKALRSLEISKKFALSGTPIENNLEELWSIFQLILPGLLPSKMIFRKMRANDIAKVIQPFILRRDKQTVLSDLPEKIESNLYSVLTEEQKTIYLAYLKQMQADIQKMDQATFKKNRLNILAGLTRLRQICCDPRLFIEDYTGGSSKVEQVKEILITAKKNNKRVLLFSQFKGMLSILEKEFQRLDLETFYLSGSTKPKERINMVNAFNDGQKDVFLISLKAGGTGLNLTGADTVVLYDLWWNPAVEEQAASRAHRIGQKKVVEVWRMITEGTIEEKIDSLQHEKRALFQQVIQGNEEQLARLTEDDIRNILNIGM from the coding sequence ATGAGATGGAGTATTCCAGAGAAAATTATTGATCGTGGTAGAGAGTATGTAAAAGAAAAGCGAGTCATTGATATTGAACAAGATATAGAAAAACAAGTTTGGAATGCTGAAGTTTTAGGAGATGAAATTTATCATGTTGTACTAGATGGAACAGCTAGAGAAAAAGATTTTTGTAGCTGTCTTTATTGGGATGAATATGGATTTTGCGAACATACTGTAGCTGCCGAGTTAGCATTAAAAGAACAAGGAAAATCACGAATTATTACTAAAACCACTTCTTCTTTACCGATAAAAAAAGCAACATCATCAATCACTGATATGTTTACCAAAGGCTTATTACATGAGCAGCAATCGAAACAAACTCAGGAAACTATTCCTTTATCTATAGATTTTTTAATAGAAACTATTGAAACAAATAATTATTATTCTGAACAATCGATTTTAGGGATTGCTTTGAAAATTGGCTATACTGATGTAAAAAATGCAAAAATGTATATTATAAAAAATATAGGTGAATTCTTGCAGATTTATAAAAAAAGAGCAGTTTACTCTGTAAATAAACAACATGCTTTCCTTTTAGCAAAAGGTGCTTTTGCCGATGATGTTGAAAATCTTTTAAAAGAACTAGCAGAAATTTATCAAACCAATCAACTACTAGGTATAAAAGGCTTTCCTGTTAAGGGGAAAATTGAAAAAAGGTATTTAGCTCTACCAATCTTTCATGGAAAAGAATTAATAAAAAGCATAGATCAAACAGGAAGACTGCACTTTAAAATCTCTGGAACGACCTTCCAGCACCTTTTATTTAGCGATGAAAAGTTACCACTTAGCTTTGTTATTACTCAGCCTAAATCAGCTATCTTTCAACTAACAATTGAAGATCCGACAACCATTTTTTTATCCTATTATCATTGGGTAATTATTGATCAGACGATTTATTCGCTAACCGATCAAGTAGAGAAAATTTATACAACACTTAGGCAGTTGTTAAAAAGGTTAGAAGAGCCGAGTATTTTTTATGATTCTACACAGGTTTCAGAATTGTTTAGCCGCATTCTACCTATTTTAAAACAAATTGGTCATGTTCAATTAGATAAAACAGTGAAAAATCAATTGGCCTTCTTCCCTTTACATGCTGTCTTTTATTTTCGTAAACATGCAGGTATGATCAAAGTGCGCGTGGATTTCTATTATGGTGAAACCTTATTCTCAACGAATAAACGCTATACGACTAAAAAGGTAGAAGATCAAGAAATTATTCGAGATATTCAAAAAGAAAATGCTATTATGGATGTATTCCAACAATTTGGCTATGCAATGAAACAAACTGAATTTGAAAAAAAATTACCTGCCGGTGAAGCACTTTATCATTTCTTTGCCAGAGAATTACCAAGTTTCCGTAAATTAGGCACAGTAAAAGTAGGCGAACAGCTAAGTAAATTATTTTTAAAGGCCGAAAACCATCAACCACTCATCTCAGTATCAGAAACAACAAATTGGCTAAATGTAAAATTTGATATCTCAGGCATTGATGAAAAAGAAGTAGATGCTGTATTGACTAATTTAATGAAAAAAAGAACGTTTTACACACTTGAATCTGGTGAAATATTATCATTAAAATCTGAAGAATTTAATCATACTAGTCAAGTATTAACTGCTTTACGAAAAAAAACAGCAAGTAATAAACAAACAATTCAAGTGCCAAAAAATCAAGGATTGATTATTGAAGAGATTTTAGGAAAAGATAAACAGGCAGCGTTTTCTACTTCGTTTAAACAAATGGTGTTTTACTTAACACATCCAGAAAAATTTGCTGTTCAGTTACCTAAAGGAATTAAAGCAAGTTTGCGTCACTATCAGGTTGAAGGCTTTTATTGGTTAAAAATGTTAAGTCATTATCAATTAGGAGGTATCTTAGCGGATGAAATGGGATTAGGAAAGACCCTGCAAACTATTACTTATCTGCTCTCTGAAAAAGAAGAAGGCAAACAAAAATCGCCAGCATTGATTGTTGCTCCTGCCAGTCTAATTTATAATTGGATCGCAGAAATAAAAAAATTTTCACCAACAACCAATGTTCAAATTATTTTTGGTAATAAGGATGAGCGAATAAAACTTTTAGCTAATGCTGAAAAGCAAGATATTTTGATCACTTCCTATGCAAGTTTACGTCAAGATGTTGAACAATATAAAGAAATAAAAATAGACTATTTAATTCTAGATGAAGCACAGATGGTTAAAAATAGTGGAACAAAAACAGCTAAAGCATTAAGAAGTTTAGAGATTTCCAAAAAGTTTGCGCTAAGTGGAACGCCAATTGAAAATAATTTAGAGGAATTATGGTCAATTTTTCAACTAATTTTACCAGGATTACTACCTTCAAAAATGATTTTTCGTAAGATGAGAGCAAATGATATTGCTAAAGTTATTCAACCTTTTATTTTACGAAGAGATAAACAAACGGTGCTTTCCGATTTGCCAGAAAAAATCGAGAGCAATCTGTATAGTGTTTTAACAGAAGAACAAAAAACAATCTATCTAGCTTATTTGAAACAAATGCAAGCAGATATTCAAAAAATGGATCAAGCGACATTTAAGAAAAATCGCTTAAATATTCTGGCTGGATTAACACGACTTAGACAAATTTGTTGTGATCCAAGATTGTTTATTGAAGATTATACTGGTGGTTCTAGTAAGGTTGAACAAGTAAAAGAGATATTAATAACAGCTAAGAAAAACAATAAAAGAGTTTTACTTTTTTCACAATTTAAAGGTATGCTATCTATATTGGAAAAAGAGTTTCAGCGATTGGACTTAGAAACTTTCTATCTAAGTGGAAGTACCAAACCAAAAGAAAGAATCAATATGGTAAATGCATTTAACGATGGACAAAAGGATGTTTTCTTAATTTCATTAAAAGCAGGTGGAACTGGACTTAACCTAACAGGAGCAGATACTGTTGTTTTATACGATCTCTGGTGGAATCCAGCCGTAGAAGAACAAGCGGCAAGTCGTGCTCATAGGATTGGACAGAAAAAGGTTGTTGAGGTATGGAGAATGATTACAGAAGGCACTATTGAAGAAAAAATTGATTCATTGCAACACGAAAAACGAGCATTATTTCAGCAAGTCATTCAAGGAAATGAAGAACAACTGGCAAGACTAACAGAAGATGACATTCGCAATATTCTAAATATAGGAATGTAG
- a CDS encoding DNA topoisomerase 3 has product MIKKQLIIAEKPSVAKDLSKVLGANQKNKGYFEGDTAIVTWALGHLLGLKMPEEINKEWQSWQMTTLPMLPKHLGIKPLPKTEQQLKTIKQLVNRKDIKEIVIATDAGREGELVARWILEYTHVTKPIKRLWISSQTDKAIKEGFKHLRPAKEYDHLYYSALARAKADWLVGLNVTRALTVKYQDSLSAGRVQTPTLALVRQQEKDISAFQAQTYFTISLQVADEKAKMVQKNPYSLKTRNEAELLVNKWNQQIGKVTDIKEKLKVESAPLPYDLTEIQKEANQRYQFSAKKTLSLVQSLYEVHKIVTYPRTDSKYLTTDMKETMNERLLAIREFDPIVKEYIKTGSQVKQTKVFQNAKVTDHHGLIPTEQRPNYTKLSNDEQKIYTMIVYRFLSLFAGPYKVAQTKITVTFGEQPFIFNQNKVESLGWRRETLEEKKKVSWKIGMTVSPKFSIQKELTSPPKPLTEGTLLAKMGKYSLGTPATRAEIIEKLIRSELMERTSQGIAVSPKGRQLLELVNPSLVTPELTEKWEKELEAIALGKQNSQNFLKEIETDTKKLVSEIKNSQKSYQDFSITQKKCPECQTNLKEKNTKEGKIYSCPNSECSYRRRKDPKLSNHRCPQCHKKMLIMDNQKNAYFKCKYCSITEKMLDKKNKKQKLTKQEERRLMKKYTKSETPQESALAQALKAAMSEKNPNN; this is encoded by the coding sequence TTGATAAAAAAACAATTAATTATAGCAGAAAAACCTAGTGTAGCAAAAGATTTAAGCAAAGTATTAGGTGCAAATCAAAAAAATAAGGGTTATTTTGAAGGTGACACAGCAATTGTTACCTGGGCATTAGGTCATTTACTTGGATTAAAAATGCCAGAAGAGATTAATAAAGAATGGCAGAGTTGGCAAATGACAACTTTACCGATGTTGCCCAAGCATTTAGGTATCAAACCATTGCCAAAAACAGAACAACAGTTGAAAACAATTAAGCAATTAGTAAACCGAAAAGATATAAAGGAAATCGTCATTGCAACAGATGCTGGTAGAGAAGGAGAATTGGTTGCTCGTTGGATTTTAGAATACACACACGTTACAAAACCAATTAAACGTCTATGGATTTCTTCACAAACAGATAAAGCGATAAAAGAAGGATTTAAACATTTAAGACCTGCTAAAGAATATGATCATTTATATTATTCGGCTTTAGCACGAGCAAAGGCAGATTGGTTAGTTGGCTTAAACGTTACACGTGCCTTAACGGTGAAGTACCAAGATAGCCTTTCTGCTGGACGTGTTCAAACACCGACATTGGCATTGGTTAGGCAACAAGAAAAGGACATTTCCGCCTTTCAAGCGCAAACTTATTTTACAATAAGCTTACAGGTAGCAGATGAAAAGGCAAAAATGGTTCAAAAAAATCCCTATTCATTAAAAACACGTAATGAAGCTGAATTATTGGTGAATAAATGGAACCAACAAATTGGAAAGGTTACTGATATTAAAGAAAAATTGAAAGTTGAATCAGCACCGCTTCCTTACGATTTGACAGAGATACAAAAAGAAGCCAATCAACGCTACCAATTTTCAGCTAAAAAAACACTTTCTTTGGTTCAAAGTTTATATGAAGTACATAAAATTGTTACCTATCCACGAACTGATAGTAAGTATTTGACAACAGATATGAAAGAAACAATGAACGAACGCTTATTAGCCATTCGTGAATTTGATCCAATCGTTAAAGAATATATAAAAACAGGTAGTCAGGTAAAACAAACAAAAGTATTTCAAAATGCAAAGGTAACCGACCACCATGGATTAATCCCAACTGAACAACGACCAAATTATACAAAATTAAGTAATGATGAACAAAAAATTTATACTATGATTGTTTATCGTTTTTTAAGCTTATTTGCTGGTCCTTATAAGGTAGCTCAGACAAAAATAACAGTAACATTTGGTGAGCAGCCTTTTATTTTCAACCAAAATAAAGTGGAATCTTTAGGATGGAGACGTGAAACTTTAGAAGAAAAGAAGAAGGTGAGTTGGAAAATAGGAATGACGGTTTCACCTAAATTTTCAATTCAAAAAGAGTTGACTTCACCACCTAAACCTTTAACAGAAGGTACCTTATTAGCAAAAATGGGAAAATATAGTTTGGGAACACCAGCGACAAGGGCTGAAATCATAGAAAAACTCATTCGTTCTGAATTAATGGAACGTACATCACAGGGTATAGCAGTTTCACCTAAGGGCAGACAATTACTTGAGTTGGTAAATCCTTCATTGGTTACACCTGAATTAACAGAAAAATGGGAAAAAGAATTAGAAGCAATTGCACTTGGCAAGCAAAATAGTCAGAATTTTTTAAAAGAAATCGAAACAGACACTAAAAAATTAGTAAGTGAGATTAAAAATAGTCAAAAAAGCTATCAAGATTTTTCAATAACTCAGAAAAAATGTCCAGAGTGTCAAACCAACCTTAAAGAAAAAAATACAAAAGAAGGTAAGATTTATAGTTGTCCCAATTCCGAATGTTCTTATCGAAGAAGAAAAGATCCAAAACTATCAAATCATCGGTGTCCACAGTGTCATAAAAAAATGCTGATCATGGATAATCAAAAAAATGCTTATTTTAAGTGTAAGTATTGTTCAATTACTGAAAAAATGCTAGATAAAAAAAATAAAAAGCAAAAATTGACAAAACAAGAAGAACGTCGTTTAATGAAAAAATATACGAAGAGTGAAACACCTCAGGAAAGTGCCTTAGCTCAAGCTTTAAAAGCTGCTATGTCAGAAAAAAATCCAAATAACTAG
- a CDS encoding ribose-phosphate diphosphokinase codes for MTDTYQEQPLRIFGLNANRPLAKKISDHIGVKLSQGEVHRFSDGEIQLNIEESVRGDHAFIVQSTNIPVNDHLMELLIMIDALKRASAKTINVILPYYGYARQDRTAQPREPITAKLVANLLEVAGATRLLTLDLHAVQVQGFFDIPVDNLFTVPLFVRYYRQLHLIGNDIVVISPKNSGIKRARSLSEYLAASLAIVDYEHTNYQSGYVIGDVSGKTCILVDDILNTGETMVNAARVLRENGATNIYACASHGLFVDGEKNLIETSSIDHLCVTDSVYIANEQQPNNLTIISCAELLSEGIKRIYENTPMSPLFQLEKKEL; via the coding sequence ATGACTGATACTTATCAAGAGCAGCCATTACGTATATTTGGCTTAAATGCGAATCGTCCATTGGCAAAAAAGATTTCTGATCATATTGGTGTTAAACTTAGCCAAGGAGAAGTTCACCGATTTAGCGATGGAGAAATTCAATTAAATATTGAGGAAAGCGTTCGAGGAGATCATGCTTTTATTGTTCAATCGACAAATATACCTGTTAATGATCATTTAATGGAACTTTTGATTATGATTGATGCATTGAAACGTGCAAGTGCAAAAACAATTAACGTTATTTTACCCTATTATGGCTATGCTAGACAAGATAGAACAGCACAACCTAGAGAACCTATTACAGCTAAATTGGTAGCAAATTTATTAGAAGTAGCCGGTGCTACTAGATTATTAACTTTAGACTTACATGCGGTTCAGGTACAAGGCTTTTTTGATATACCGGTAGATAATTTATTTACTGTACCTTTATTTGTTCGTTATTATCGACAACTTCATTTAATTGGCAATGATATTGTAGTTATTTCACCGAAAAATAGTGGTATTAAACGTGCCAGAAGCTTGTCAGAATACCTTGCTGCTTCATTAGCAATTGTTGATTATGAACATACTAATTATCAATCAGGCTATGTTATTGGTGATGTCAGCGGAAAAACTTGTATTTTGGTAGATGATATCTTAAATACAGGAGAAACCATGGTAAATGCTGCAAGAGTTTTAAGGGAAAACGGAGCAACGAATATCTATGCTTGTGCTTCCCACGGATTATTTGTAGATGGTGAAAAAAATCTAATTGAAACTTCATCGATTGATCATTTATGTGTCACCGATTCTGTTTATATTGCAAATGAACAACAACCAAATAATTTAACGATTATCTCTTGCGCTGAATTACTAAGTGAAGGAATAAAACGTATTTATGAGAATACACCAATGAGTCCTTTATTTCAATTAGAGAAAAAAGAATTATGA